The genomic segment GGTGTCGGGGGTGAGGGCTATTACTTGGGCGGTTCTTTTGTCTATTATCGGAACCTCAACCTCGGCGCTGGTCGGCTTGACCATGCCCCTTACCTTCCCATCGAATATCCCCACGGCTTCAATCCTGGCTTTAGCTGAGCCGTGTTTACCCGGTGAGGAAACGGTTATGTTGCCTATTCTGCAGGGTTCACCGTCTATAAGGATGTACCTCCCAGGCTTGAGCTTGCTCACCTGAACCTTGGTCTTATCTCCCATTTCTCAGACCTCCGTAAGCGTTCTAAATGGGTTTGGGGGGGGGCTTTAAAAAATTTTTGAAAGTACTGAGGGCTTCCGTCACATATGCCACAGAAACAGCGAGAACTCCATGTCGTAGTGTTCTGTCAGCACGGTGCCGGGGTACTCGGGGAACACGATGTAGAACTTCTCCTTTGAAACTACCGTGTGCATATCCGATCCGATTTTGTAATCGTAGACCTCCGTCACTGGGAGTATGAGAAAGGTCCGTATGATAACAAGGGAATTTACCTTCGTTTTCTCCCCTATGATTGAGTTTGGCTTTACCCCGCTATCAACCAGTCGGTACTCCCGCATCATCCCGTACTCAGGTATCCCGAACCTCTTTAAATCTGCGGTGTTGATCCGATAGTGGCCGATCCACGTTTGAGACGTTATACACGAACCGCTCAAGCATAACGGGGTTCTACCGTCAGCGTGTACGTAGAGGTACTCGTCGGTGAGCAGGAACAGCATTGAAGACGTTGTTACCAGTGCTATGAGGAAGTAAACCCCGAGGCTTTTTAGATGCCGCGCACCCGCCATGATGTCGTCCGAATACCTCATCCACCATACGATGAATGCGGCGGGGATCGAGATGTAGTACAGCAGGAGGGGGAATACGTAGGCCAAGATGTTGGGATAATGAGTTATGTATACCATCCACACCACCGGTATAGAGCTTCTGTGAATCATTTAAAACCTTAACGGGGTAAAAGAAAAGGATTTTAATGAATTCATCCTCTTCTGCCCTTCAGTAGGACTCCGTTCATCAGGGTTGGAACGAAAAGCACAAGGCCCAGCAGTATCCCTATCCTTATGCTCAGGGTGCCCTTAGCAAACAGATAGTAGATTGTGATCGCGCTGAACAGGGCCAGCAACAGAACCAGGATGGCCACGAGCCTCCTGTTCTCCGAGACCTCCGAATGCAGTAGGGGATACGCCTCAAACGCCGCCATCAACGCCCCTACACTGAAAGGCACCGCCAGGAACATCAACTGGACCTCCTTTATCATCATGGCCCCCACGACGAACATGGCGATGATGGAAACGGCCGTTAGGCTCTTTCCCCTGTTGATCTGCATGACCTCCGAGAACATCTGACTCCCCATCTCTATAAGTACTATTATCGTGGTCAGGCCCGCCAGGTAAACCGAGAGCATCAGAAGCCATATAACCCTACCTGCATTCTTAACGTGCCCTTTAAGAACCCTGGGGATGGTGTAGAACACGTTTATGGCCTTTATCGGCGTCTGGGTGCTGTTTGTGCTGTAGGCCTGCAGATTGGAGAACTTCAGGTAGAGGTTGATGGTCTGCTCCGGGGATATGTGGGGATTGTGAACCGCATCCTCGTACGCTTGGTAGGCGGTACCCAGTGAGTATGCAACGGTAAAGGCCGCTGTAAAGCTTAGGATGATCTGAAGGAGAAGCACACCGCCGAGAACCTTTTTCAGGTCCAGATCCTCTGGGCTGAAGCTACCTATGACATAATAGACACCGGCTCCAAGGCCAAAGGCCATCAGCATTGAGATTACCAGGTAAACAACCCCCTTGAGGGTTAAAGGTTGGTTGAAGGATGTTATCGCCGAGGTCGCCTGGTTCATGTAAGTCTTTGCCTGGGAGGCTGTAACAGCGGAGAGGGCGCTATTCCTTATCATCAGAGCCGCAACCAGTGCAAAGATGACGAACAGAATGGATACCACGGAGATGAACTCCAGAGTTCTTCCCTTTGCCAGCATCAGGAGAAATGCAGCCAGTAGTATTGTGACCACTGCTATCACGGGAACGTAGGCCTCTCCAAGCCCAAAGAGGTACCTGATGCTGCATGACGTGTAGTAGGTGGTTATGCCCAGCATTATCAGCAGAAACATCATAAGGGAAAATATAACTGCTGGCATTCTAGCAACTTTAAAGAAGAGCTCGTATATTAGGTACCTCGTTTTCTTCGTGCTTTCTGCCTCCTCGTAGGCCAGGAACATCGCAATTAGCAGGGGCATCAGTGATATCAGAAACCCCTTCATGCCGAACACTATGTAGTACCTCGGAAGGATCAGAAAGTTCCAGATGCCCAGTATGTATCCCGTTATCAAGAACGCCATTAAAATGCTTATTTTCCTCATGGCGGTTCCCCCCGTTATTATCATCCCGGATAATGGGACAAAATATAAAAACGTTTTGTCGCTTCCTGGATACATCCACGGTCATTTTGGTGGCAACTAAAGAAAAAACGGGCTGAATAGCGGTAGTTGCCCCCCTCACTCCAGGTATGTCCTCCATACCTCAAAGCCACTTAGCACCTCGCTGATAACGGTCCATGCCATGAGGGGTCCCCTGTAGAGACTTACCTTCTCTCCTCGGACATGGTTAATGAAATCTCCATGTGGAAATCCGCCGACGATCACCGCCGGATTCCCAAGCGACGCCAGCCTCCTCCCGAAGTCAAGGGGTTTTGTGAGGGTTCCTCTCTCATGCATAACGAAGATCCCATCGGGGTTTATACCCTCAATGAGTTCCGTTAAACTCATCTTTTCCATGCGGAGGAGTCCCAGATCCCTCGGAACGATGCGATCCCTGAAGAGGCTCTCCATCAGCCCAACGAAGCGGTTGTAGTTCCGTGGAATCCTCGTTTCCGGCTTGATGTATATCACCTCGTCGTTCCTCGTGTGGACGTAGACCCTCAGCAGGCCTTCCTTGTTGGCAATGCTTTCGAGAGCGTTCAGCAGGCAGATATGCACTATATCCGGCCTTCCCCGTCTCTCCCCGTCCGGGAGCTTTTTGATGGCCGCGTGGTGGTAGGTGCTGTCCAGTAGCACCTCCACCGGCTTTTTGCCCTTTCTCTTTGCGTACTTCACGACCGCCGGATGGTTTCTTATGGACTCTGGAACGGGTTCAAGCTCCGTCTCAGCTATCACTAGATGAAGCATTCTCCCACCTCTCCAGCTTTATGCTCCTATCCCCAAGCTCCTCAGTTATGCGAGTGAAGGTGTCTATGCGCATTCCGAGTATCTCAGGCGGGATAACTCCGAAGATGCAGTTTTGCTCCGCAACGAGCCTCGCCACGATGGCCGCTGTGAACCCCGTGAGGCGGGCCATCGAGGTGAAGCCCTCTTTTTCCTCGTCGTACAGGAAATAGCCTATCTCCTTCTCCTCATTATCAAGGGTCCCCCTTCCGATCACCTGCATTATTGAGAAGTCGGGGCTCGCGTAGGTCATGAGCGGGGCTATGACCTCGAGCGTCTTATCAACGTTCTCCGGCCTGAAGAAGCCGAGCTCCCTTAGAACCCTCATCTTCTCAAGATGTCCTGGCCAGCGGAGCGTCCACTCTTCGAGCCTCTCCGCCCTCACACTCTCCAGCAGGCTCCTCAGCCCGTCGCTCACGAAGGCCTCAAACTCGAAATCTCCAACGGTTACCTCCTCAATCCTCTCGAAGGGGTCAACCGCCCTAACCTCGCCGCCCCTTATCACGCGCGCCGCCCTCGTGTACTCCGCAATTAAATCCTTAGGTGACCATGTAATTCTGTAATAGAGTGGTGGCCTGGGCTCCTTTGGTAGACCACCGACGTAGATGTAGCCCTCCCTCAGCTCGTCCATCTCCTGCCATATGCGCCCCATCAGGATGTGGCTCAGCCCGGGGGCAAAGCCAGCGTCGAATATAACCGTCACCCCTGCCTTTTCAGCTTCATCGCGAAGCTCCAGCGGGTTCTCCGGCATGAACGAGATGTCAACCATGTCAACGCCCGCTTTTATCGTGGCCCTGATCGATTGGTATCCGAAGCGGCCTGGAAGCGCCTCAATAACCAGCTCAAAGCCTTTCATAACCTCAACGAGGGAATCGAAGCTGGACGCATCAACTTTCAGGGGCGTGGCGAATTTAGAGACGGCTTTCAGCTTCTCATCGCTGACGTCTCCCACGTGAACGTCAAACTCATCCCTCAAATCCCAGGCTATCGCCCTTCCAACGTTTCCAGCACCGAGAACAAGGACCTTCATCCACAACACCATCCTGGTTTTCGGGAAGATATATATAACTCCTTTCCCAATAGTATTCAATGCCCTTCAAACTCCCACTGTTCCGTAGACGGGTGATGGAAACCCTTGCGTCGTCCGATGAAGTCAAGGTGATGCACGTAAGCGACACCCCCGAGAGTACCTACCGGTTTATTGGGAGTTTGATAGAGAAAGCCAAACCCGACTACATTATACACACGGGGGACCTAGCCGACAACATCAAACTGGAGAGGAGGCCCGATTTGAAGCCTGCCTACATCGGGGCCGTTAGAAAGCTTGCCCGCATCCTCAAGGCCAGCGGAGCAAAGCTGTACATTGTTCCGGGCAACGAGGACGACCCGGACATCATCAGAGAGTTCTTTGGGGAGGACGTTGTTGAACCCGGGACACTCATAGAGATTGAGGGCATAAAACTCGCACTAGGACACAGACCGGAGGAGGTCCTGGGGAGGGGCGCCGACTTCCGCCTTTACGGGCACAACTTTAGGCTCATAAACGGAGGTCTGAACGGCGTTCTGGGCGTTAACTTCATTCTGCTTCCCAGTGGGAAAACCTACCGTGTTGGATACCCCACGGGGACCGACACGAACAGAGGTTATAAACTTAGGAGGAGTTTATGATGCGGCTTGTACGCTTTGGGCCTTCCCTGCTCTTCCTGCGGGGGGATGTAGAAGTTTTAAAGACTGGGATAAGGGAGCTCTTCGACGTTGAGGAGATATCGACTGATGACGCCATAAGGAAGAGCAATGAATTTGAGACGATCCTTCTGGTGACGCCACCGGAGGAGAGAAAGACCGTGCCCCCGGATACTGGTTTCCTGATCCGGCAGAGTGCCAAGCTGGTGCTAGCTGAGGCGATAAACGGCGGCCTTCCAGCGGACAGAATTGAGGTGGAGAGCACGATAATTCTCCTCCACGTGCCGGAAAAAGTGAATGAGGCCCTTGAGCTCCTAGCGGAGAAGTTCGGGGGAAAGACAATGAGCCAGCTTGAGGCCCTCAACATCGGCGAGGCTGGCGATACCGTTATATCCGTAACGAGGAAGAAGCTCAGCTCTCCCGTGGGTCCAGAGGATATCGATGGGGCCATCCTGGTCAGGAAAAACTTCCTCAACGTTTACAGGGAGTTGCTCATAGACATACCGATGATACTGTTTCGCCTCCTTCCAGAGTGGAACGAGCTTACGATCAAGATTTACGACACTGAGAGACGCTACGAGGAGAACATAGAAAGGCTCATGACGGTTATAGAAGACCTGGACCTGGGTTTCATCGTCGGTGAGGGTTGGGACTGGGACTATCCGAGACCCTTCATGCGCGTTCCTGTCTACAAACTCAAGCTCCTGACCTGGGAGAAGCCGGAGCGCGTCAAGTTTCTGCTCAAAGGCATCGAGTACCACGGCTACAAGCGCCTCTGCGACATAGACGTTTTCGTTAAGGGCAAGAAGATACACTGGGCGTCCCTGGGGAAGTACGACTCGAAGTTCGAGCTGGCCAAGGCCGCGCGGAAAGAGCTGGAGAAGCACCTCAGCGAGGACGTCCTCAAGAGACTCAGGGAGCTGGATGAGAAGCTCGCCACCGAGTCACGGGATCACGCCCCGGAAAAGATGGGTTAAAGTCTTTTGATCTTCGCAACGAAGAAGCCGCTCGCCCCGTGCCTGTCGGGATAGAGCCGCCTTGCCTTCTTTATCTCATCGCTGAGTTCAACGCCGAAGGGATTCGTTAAAGCCGGCTCGCCGTAGCGGAGCGAGAGAAGCTCGACATCAAAGCTGTCCAGAACCCATTGGATTACGAACTCGTTCTCCTCGGGCTCGAGGGAGCAGGTGGAGTAGACGAGGCTTCCTCCCGGCTTCAGAACACTCAGTCCCTTTTCGATGAGCCTCATCTGCAGCCCCTGGCAGAATTCCACGTCCTCCATCGTCCTGTTGGCCTTTCGCTCGGGGTTCTTGTGTATCGTCCCTGAGCCGGTGCACGGAGCATCGAGGAGGATTTTGTCGAACTCGACGCCGAGCTCGTCTATGTGAAGTGAGGACTTGTGGAAAAGGATAGTATTAGTGACGCCGAGGCGGGAAAGGTTCAGACGGGTTTCCCTCAGCCTATCTTCGCCAACGTCGAAGGCGTAGATGCTGCCCTCATT from the Thermococcus sp. genome contains:
- a CDS encoding sodium-dependent transporter, with the translated sequence MIITGGTAMRKISILMAFLITGYILGIWNFLILPRYYIVFGMKGFLISLMPLLIAMFLAYEEAESTKKTRYLIYELFFKVARMPAVIFSLMMFLLIMLGITTYYTSCSIRYLFGLGEAYVPVIAVVTILLAAFLLMLAKGRTLEFISVVSILFVIFALVAALMIRNSALSAVTASQAKTYMNQATSAITSFNQPLTLKGVVYLVISMLMAFGLGAGVYYVIGSFSPEDLDLKKVLGGVLLLQIILSFTAAFTVAYSLGTAYQAYEDAVHNPHISPEQTINLYLKFSNLQAYSTNSTQTPIKAINVFYTIPRVLKGHVKNAGRVIWLLMLSVYLAGLTTIIVLIEMGSQMFSEVMQINRGKSLTAVSIIAMFVVGAMMIKEVQLMFLAVPFSVGALMAAFEAYPLLHSEVSENRRLVAILVLLLALFSAITIYYLFAKGTLSIRIGILLGLVLFVPTLMNGVLLKGRRG
- a CDS encoding metallophosphoesterase, whose amino-acid sequence is MPFKLPLFRRRVMETLASSDEVKVMHVSDTPESTYRFIGSLIEKAKPDYIIHTGDLADNIKLERRPDLKPAYIGAVRKLARILKASGAKLYIVPGNEDDPDIIREFFGEDVVEPGTLIEIEGIKLALGHRPEEVLGRGADFRLYGHNFRLINGGLNGVLGVNFILLPSGKTYRVGYPTGTDTNRGYKLRRSL
- a CDS encoding translation initiation factor IF-5A: MGDKTKVQVSKLKPGRYILIDGEPCRIGNITVSSPGKHGSAKARIEAVGIFDGKVRGMVKPTSAEVEVPIIDKRTAQVIALTPDTVQLMDMETYELYDVPRDSGVDDSIKDQLREGINVEYWETLGRIKIMKLKGE
- a CDS encoding 16S rRNA methyltransferase, with the translated sequence MLHLVIAETELEPVPESIRNHPAVVKYAKRKGKKPVEVLLDSTYHHAAIKKLPDGERRGRPDIVHICLLNALESIANKEGLLRVYVHTRNDEVIYIKPETRIPRNYNRFVGLMESLFRDRIVPRDLGLLRMEKMSLTELIEGINPDGIFVMHERGTLTKPLDFGRRLASLGNPAVIVGGFPHGDFINHVRGEKVSLYRGPLMAWTVISEVLSGFEVWRTYLE
- a CDS encoding saccharopine dehydrogenase family protein, with the translated sequence MKVLVLGAGNVGRAIAWDLRDEFDVHVGDVSDEKLKAVSKFATPLKVDASSFDSLVEVMKGFELVIEALPGRFGYQSIRATIKAGVDMVDISFMPENPLELRDEAEKAGVTVIFDAGFAPGLSHILMGRIWQEMDELREGYIYVGGLPKEPRPPLYYRITWSPKDLIAEYTRAARVIRGGEVRAVDPFERIEEVTVGDFEFEAFVSDGLRSLLESVRAERLEEWTLRWPGHLEKMRVLRELGFFRPENVDKTLEVIAPLMTYASPDFSIMQVIGRGTLDNEEKEIGYFLYDEEKEGFTSMARLTGFTAAIVARLVAEQNCIFGVIPPEILGMRIDTFTRITEELGDRSIKLERWENASSSDS
- a CDS encoding RsmB/NOP family class I SAM-dependent RNA methyltransferase, producing the protein MLEKLFSLGYSKTFAERYYELWGGRALKIAEAMEKSLPRCFRVNTLSIGVPKLTKLLNKKGFQFRRVPWAREGFCLTREPFSITSTPEYLGGLLYIQEASSMYPPVALEPKPGEVVADMAAAPGGKTSYMAQLMENEGSIYAFDVGEDRLRETRLNLSRLGVTNTILFHKSSLHIDELGVEFDKILLDAPCTGSGTIHKNPERKANRTMEDVEFCQGLQMRLIEKGLSVLKPGGSLVYSTCSLEPEENEFVIQWVLDSFDVELLSLRYGEPALTNPFGVELSDEIKKARRLYPDRHGASGFFVAKIKRL